In one window of Gossypium arboreum isolate Shixiya-1 chromosome 4, ASM2569848v2, whole genome shotgun sequence DNA:
- the LOC108451754 gene encoding uncharacterized protein LOC108451754 → MLNRGTKLKAWHGQKKYPVVVPVMFVVSVSVALVFLFHRNDEKQIQAYGLPPERKWNRFESLVQFNPKREFRNGTDLIWQIPDSPKAVLFLAHGCSGRAVNFWDKSPKCPECVGLPEERLLVLHALARKFAVLTISSAGRCWAFGEERLIVEDIITWWVKRHKLGKLPLVALGASSGGYFVSAIANDLKFSSITLMIAEGLFDHMDIREDYPPTLFVHMPKDLRRQQKITEFIEVLRNKGVDVAEIECMELPLSPTFLSDRIPSLDQTISATLFNLFREKGFVDENGYMKRDGRATHWKDALQDSKPNLLEKDLVHPIEEELNLAFAYHEMTSLQSEEIFKWFESHMA, encoded by the coding sequence ATGCTGAATCGTGGAACAAAGTTAAAGGCATGGCATGGACAAAAAAAATACCCGGTTGTGGTCCCAGTTATGTTTGTGGTATCAGTCTCAGTAGCATTAGTGTTCCTTTTCCACAGAAATGATGAAAAGCAGATTCAGGCATACGGACTGCCACCGGAGAGAAAATGGAATAGGTTTGAGTCTTTGGTGCAGTTTAATCCAAAAAGAGAATTCCGGAATGGGACGGATTTGATATGGCAAATACCCGATTCGCCTAAGGCTGTTCTTTTTCTAGCTCATGGATGTAGTGGTAGAGCTGTTAATTTTTGGGATAAGTCTCCTAAATGTCCTGAATGTGTTGGTTTGCCTGAGGAAAGGCTGCTTGTGCTTCATGCTCTTGCTCGTAAATTTGCTGTCTTGACTATATCAAGCGCAGGGAGGTGCTGGGCATTTGGGGAAGAAAGGTTGATTGTTGAAGATATTATAACATGGTGGGTTAAGAGACATAAACTTGGAAAGCTTCCTCTTGTGGCTTTGGGGGCCTCTTCTGGTGGGTATTTTGTATCTGCAATTGCTAATGATTTGAAGTTTAGTAGTATTACACTTATGATTGCTGAAGGATTATTTGATCACATGGACATTAGAGAGGACTATCCACCGACCCTTTTTGTGCACATGCCAAAAGATTTACGTAGGCAACAAAAAATAACTGAATTCATTGAAGTTTTGAGAAATAAAGGGGTTGATGTTGCAGAGATTGAATGCATGGAGTTGCCTCTGTCACCAACTTTTTTGTCTGATAGAATCCCAAGTCTTGATCAGACTATTTCTGCTACGTTGTTCAACCTATTCAGGGAGAAAGGCTTTGTCGACGAGAATGGGTATATGAAACGGGATGGGCGTGCGACACATTGGAAAGATGCTCTCCAGGATAGCAAGCCTAATTTGCTAGAAAAGGATTTGGTGCATCCCATTGAGGAGGAGCTAAATCTTGCATTTGCCTATCATGAAATGACTAGTTTGCAATCTGAAGAGATTTTTAAATGGTTTGAGTCTCATATGGCCTGA